The Chlorocebus sabaeus isolate Y175 chromosome 6, mChlSab1.0.hap1, whole genome shotgun sequence genome has a segment encoding these proteins:
- the FBXO27 gene encoding F-box only protein 27 isoform X2 — protein MPDLKATAGPGGGTMGAWASRGRAARVPAPEPEPEPEEALDLSQLPPELLLVVLSHVPPRTLLGRCRQVCRGWRALVDGQALWLLILTRDHSATGRALMHLARSCQSPARNARPCPLGRFCARRPIGRNLIRNPCGQEGLRKWMVQHGGDGWVVEENRTTVPGAPSQTCFVTSFSWCRKKQVLDLEEEGLWPELLDSGRIEICVSDWWGARHDSGCMYRLLVQLLDANQTVLDKFSAVPDPIPQWNNNACLHVTHVFSNIKMGVRFVSFEHWGQDTQFWAGHYGARVTNSSVIVRVRLS, from the exons ATGCCCGACCTTAAAG CCACAGCCGGGCCTGGCGGGGGGACCATGGGCGCCTGGGCCTCCAGGGGCCGGGCCGCCCGGGTCCCCGCGCCGGAGCCGGAGCCGGAACCCGAAGAGGCGCTGGACCTGAGCCAACTGCCCCCGGAGCTGCTTCTGGTGGTGCTGAGCCACGTCCCCCCGCGCACGCTTCTCGGGCGCTGCCGCCAAGTGTGCCGGGGCTGGCGAGCCCTGGTGGACggccaggccctgtggctgcTGATCCTGACCCGCGATCACAGCGCCACCGGCCGCGCGCTAATGCACCTCGCCCGCAGCTGCCAGTCTCCCGCCCGTAACGCCAGGCCTTGCCCCCTTGGCCGCTTCTGCGCGCGCAGACCCATAGGACGCAACCTTATTCGCAACCCCTGCGGCCAAG aaGGCCTCCGAAAGTGGATGGTGCAGCACGGTGGGGACGGCTGGGTAGTGGAGGAAAACAGGACGACTGTGCCCGGGGCCCCTTCTCAGACGTGCTTCGTGACTTCATTCAG CTGGTGTCGCAAGAAGCAGGTCTTGGACCTAGAGGAGGAGGGTCTGTGGCCAGAACTGCTGGATAGTGGCAGGATTGAGATTTGTGTCTCTGACTG GTGGGGAGCCCGACACGACAGTGGCTGTATGTATAGACTCCTTGTCCAACTTCTAGACGCCAACCAGACTGTTCTAGATAAATTCTCTGCTGTGCCTGATCCCATCCCGCAGTGGAACAACAATGCCTGCCTTCAC GTCACCCACGTGTTCTCCAACATCAAGATGGGCGTCCGCTTTGTGTCTTTCGAACACTGGGGCCAGGACACACAGTTCTGGGCTGGCCACTATGGAGCCCGTGTGACCAACTCCAGTGTGATCGTGCGAGTCCGTCTGTCCTAG
- the FBXO27 gene encoding F-box only protein 27 isoform X4: MPDLKATAGPGGGTMGAWASRGRAARVPAPEPEPEPEEALDLSQLPPELLLVVLSHVPPRTLLGRCRQVCRGWRALVDGQALWLLILTRDHSATGRALMHLARSCQSPARNARPCPLGRFCARRPIGRNLIRNPCGQEGLRKWMVQHGGDGWVVEENRTTVPGAPSQTCFVTSFSWCRKKQVLDLEEEGLWPELLDSGRIEICVSDWWGARHDSGCMYRLLVQLLDANQTVLDKFSAVPDPIPQWNNNACLHSLVLLPKLECNGAISAHCKLRLPGSRDSPASAS, translated from the exons ATGCCCGACCTTAAAG CCACAGCCGGGCCTGGCGGGGGGACCATGGGCGCCTGGGCCTCCAGGGGCCGGGCCGCCCGGGTCCCCGCGCCGGAGCCGGAGCCGGAACCCGAAGAGGCGCTGGACCTGAGCCAACTGCCCCCGGAGCTGCTTCTGGTGGTGCTGAGCCACGTCCCCCCGCGCACGCTTCTCGGGCGCTGCCGCCAAGTGTGCCGGGGCTGGCGAGCCCTGGTGGACggccaggccctgtggctgcTGATCCTGACCCGCGATCACAGCGCCACCGGCCGCGCGCTAATGCACCTCGCCCGCAGCTGCCAGTCTCCCGCCCGTAACGCCAGGCCTTGCCCCCTTGGCCGCTTCTGCGCGCGCAGACCCATAGGACGCAACCTTATTCGCAACCCCTGCGGCCAAG aaGGCCTCCGAAAGTGGATGGTGCAGCACGGTGGGGACGGCTGGGTAGTGGAGGAAAACAGGACGACTGTGCCCGGGGCCCCTTCTCAGACGTGCTTCGTGACTTCATTCAG CTGGTGTCGCAAGAAGCAGGTCTTGGACCTAGAGGAGGAGGGTCTGTGGCCAGAACTGCTGGATAGTGGCAGGATTGAGATTTGTGTCTCTGACTG GTGGGGAGCCCGACACGACAGTGGCTGTATGTATAGACTCCTTGTCCAACTTCTAGACGCCAACCAGACTGTTCTAGATAAATTCTCTGCTGTGCCTGATCCCATCCCGCAGTGGAACAACAATGCCTGCCTTCAC agtcttgttctgttgcccaagctggaatgcaatggtgcgatctcagctcactgcaaactccgtcttccaggttcaagggattctcctgcctcagcctcctaa
- the FBXO27 gene encoding F-box only protein 27 isoform X5, with protein MPDLKATAGPGGGTMGAWASRGRAARVPAPEPEPEPEEALDLSQLPPELLLVVLSHVPPRTLLGRCRQVCRGWRALVDGQALWLLILTRDHSATGRALMHLARSCQSPARNARPCPLGRFCARRPIGRNLIRNPCGQEGLRKWMVQHGGDGWVVEENRTTVPGAPSQTCFVTSFSWCRKKQVLDLEEEGLWPELLDSGRIEICVSDWWGARHDSGCMYRLLVQLLDANQTVLDKFSAVPDPIPQWNNNACLHVLETTRRSFFHLIYLL; from the exons ATGCCCGACCTTAAAG CCACAGCCGGGCCTGGCGGGGGGACCATGGGCGCCTGGGCCTCCAGGGGCCGGGCCGCCCGGGTCCCCGCGCCGGAGCCGGAGCCGGAACCCGAAGAGGCGCTGGACCTGAGCCAACTGCCCCCGGAGCTGCTTCTGGTGGTGCTGAGCCACGTCCCCCCGCGCACGCTTCTCGGGCGCTGCCGCCAAGTGTGCCGGGGCTGGCGAGCCCTGGTGGACggccaggccctgtggctgcTGATCCTGACCCGCGATCACAGCGCCACCGGCCGCGCGCTAATGCACCTCGCCCGCAGCTGCCAGTCTCCCGCCCGTAACGCCAGGCCTTGCCCCCTTGGCCGCTTCTGCGCGCGCAGACCCATAGGACGCAACCTTATTCGCAACCCCTGCGGCCAAG aaGGCCTCCGAAAGTGGATGGTGCAGCACGGTGGGGACGGCTGGGTAGTGGAGGAAAACAGGACGACTGTGCCCGGGGCCCCTTCTCAGACGTGCTTCGTGACTTCATTCAG CTGGTGTCGCAAGAAGCAGGTCTTGGACCTAGAGGAGGAGGGTCTGTGGCCAGAACTGCTGGATAGTGGCAGGATTGAGATTTGTGTCTCTGACTG GTGGGGAGCCCGACACGACAGTGGCTGTATGTATAGACTCCTTGTCCAACTTCTAGACGCCAACCAGACTGTTCTAGATAAATTCTCTGCTGTGCCTGATCCCATCCCGCAGTGGAACAACAATGCCTGCCTTCAC GTTCTAGAAACTACCAGAAGAAGCTTCTTCCATCTTATCTACCTACTGTAG
- the FBXO27 gene encoding F-box only protein 27 isoform X7, protein MPDLKATAGPGGGTMGAWASRGRAARVPAPEPEPEPEEALDLSQLPPELLLVVLSHVPPRTLLGRCRQVCRGWRALVDGQALWLLILTRDHSATGRALMHLARSCQSPARNARPCPLGRFCARRPIGRNLIRNPCGQEGLRKWMVQHGGDGWVVEENRTTVPGAPSQTCFVTSFSWCRKKQVLDLEEEGLWPELLDSGRIEICVSDWWGARHDSGCMYRLLVQLLDANQTVLDKFSAVPDPIPQWNNNACLHSQHVLC, encoded by the exons ATGCCCGACCTTAAAG CCACAGCCGGGCCTGGCGGGGGGACCATGGGCGCCTGGGCCTCCAGGGGCCGGGCCGCCCGGGTCCCCGCGCCGGAGCCGGAGCCGGAACCCGAAGAGGCGCTGGACCTGAGCCAACTGCCCCCGGAGCTGCTTCTGGTGGTGCTGAGCCACGTCCCCCCGCGCACGCTTCTCGGGCGCTGCCGCCAAGTGTGCCGGGGCTGGCGAGCCCTGGTGGACggccaggccctgtggctgcTGATCCTGACCCGCGATCACAGCGCCACCGGCCGCGCGCTAATGCACCTCGCCCGCAGCTGCCAGTCTCCCGCCCGTAACGCCAGGCCTTGCCCCCTTGGCCGCTTCTGCGCGCGCAGACCCATAGGACGCAACCTTATTCGCAACCCCTGCGGCCAAG aaGGCCTCCGAAAGTGGATGGTGCAGCACGGTGGGGACGGCTGGGTAGTGGAGGAAAACAGGACGACTGTGCCCGGGGCCCCTTCTCAGACGTGCTTCGTGACTTCATTCAG CTGGTGTCGCAAGAAGCAGGTCTTGGACCTAGAGGAGGAGGGTCTGTGGCCAGAACTGCTGGATAGTGGCAGGATTGAGATTTGTGTCTCTGACTG GTGGGGAGCCCGACACGACAGTGGCTGTATGTATAGACTCCTTGTCCAACTTCTAGACGCCAACCAGACTGTTCTAGATAAATTCTCTGCTGTGCCTGATCCCATCCCGCAGTGGAACAACAATGCCTGCCTTCAC
- the FBXO27 gene encoding F-box only protein 27 isoform X3, with translation MGAWASRGRAARVPAPEPEPEPEEALDLSQLPPELLLVVLSHVPPRTLLGRCRQVCRGWRALVDGQALWLLILTRDHSATGRALMHLARSCQSPARNARPCPLGRFCARRPIGRNLIRNPCGQEGLRKWMVQHGGDGWVVEENRTTVPGAPSQTCFVTSFSWCRKKQVLDLEEEGLWPELLDSGRIEICVSDWWGARHDSGCMYRLLVQLLDANQTVLDKFSAVPDPIPQWNNNACLHVTHVFSNIKMGVRFVSFEHWGQDTQFWAGHYGARVTNSSVIVRVRLS, from the exons ATGGGCGCCTGGGCCTCCAGGGGCCGGGCCGCCCGGGTCCCCGCGCCGGAGCCGGAGCCGGAACCCGAAGAGGCGCTGGACCTGAGCCAACTGCCCCCGGAGCTGCTTCTGGTGGTGCTGAGCCACGTCCCCCCGCGCACGCTTCTCGGGCGCTGCCGCCAAGTGTGCCGGGGCTGGCGAGCCCTGGTGGACggccaggccctgtggctgcTGATCCTGACCCGCGATCACAGCGCCACCGGCCGCGCGCTAATGCACCTCGCCCGCAGCTGCCAGTCTCCCGCCCGTAACGCCAGGCCTTGCCCCCTTGGCCGCTTCTGCGCGCGCAGACCCATAGGACGCAACCTTATTCGCAACCCCTGCGGCCAAG aaGGCCTCCGAAAGTGGATGGTGCAGCACGGTGGGGACGGCTGGGTAGTGGAGGAAAACAGGACGACTGTGCCCGGGGCCCCTTCTCAGACGTGCTTCGTGACTTCATTCAG CTGGTGTCGCAAGAAGCAGGTCTTGGACCTAGAGGAGGAGGGTCTGTGGCCAGAACTGCTGGATAGTGGCAGGATTGAGATTTGTGTCTCTGACTG GTGGGGAGCCCGACACGACAGTGGCTGTATGTATAGACTCCTTGTCCAACTTCTAGACGCCAACCAGACTGTTCTAGATAAATTCTCTGCTGTGCCTGATCCCATCCCGCAGTGGAACAACAATGCCTGCCTTCAC GTCACCCACGTGTTCTCCAACATCAAGATGGGCGTCCGCTTTGTGTCTTTCGAACACTGGGGCCAGGACACACAGTTCTGGGCTGGCCACTATGGAGCCCGTGTGACCAACTCCAGTGTGATCGTGCGAGTCCGTCTGTCCTAG
- the FBXO27 gene encoding F-box only protein 27 isoform X6: MPDLKATAGPGGGTMGAWASRGRAARVPAPEPEPEPEEALDLSQLPPELLLVVLSHVPPRTLLGRCRQVCRGWRALVDGQALWLLILTRDHSATGRALMHLARSCQSPARNARPCPLGRFCARRPIGRNLIRNPCGQEGLRKWMVQHGGDGWVVEENRTTVPGAPSQTCFVTSFSWCRKKQVLDLEEEGLWPELLDSGRIEICVSDWWGARHDSGCMYRLLVQLLDANQTVLDKFSAVPDPIPQWNNNACLHGPGPLAGTRH; the protein is encoded by the exons ATGCCCGACCTTAAAG CCACAGCCGGGCCTGGCGGGGGGACCATGGGCGCCTGGGCCTCCAGGGGCCGGGCCGCCCGGGTCCCCGCGCCGGAGCCGGAGCCGGAACCCGAAGAGGCGCTGGACCTGAGCCAACTGCCCCCGGAGCTGCTTCTGGTGGTGCTGAGCCACGTCCCCCCGCGCACGCTTCTCGGGCGCTGCCGCCAAGTGTGCCGGGGCTGGCGAGCCCTGGTGGACggccaggccctgtggctgcTGATCCTGACCCGCGATCACAGCGCCACCGGCCGCGCGCTAATGCACCTCGCCCGCAGCTGCCAGTCTCCCGCCCGTAACGCCAGGCCTTGCCCCCTTGGCCGCTTCTGCGCGCGCAGACCCATAGGACGCAACCTTATTCGCAACCCCTGCGGCCAAG aaGGCCTCCGAAAGTGGATGGTGCAGCACGGTGGGGACGGCTGGGTAGTGGAGGAAAACAGGACGACTGTGCCCGGGGCCCCTTCTCAGACGTGCTTCGTGACTTCATTCAG CTGGTGTCGCAAGAAGCAGGTCTTGGACCTAGAGGAGGAGGGTCTGTGGCCAGAACTGCTGGATAGTGGCAGGATTGAGATTTGTGTCTCTGACTG GTGGGGAGCCCGACACGACAGTGGCTGTATGTATAGACTCCTTGTCCAACTTCTAGACGCCAACCAGACTGTTCTAGATAAATTCTCTGCTGTGCCTGATCCCATCCCGCAGTGGAACAACAATGCCTGCCTTCAC GGCCCGGGACCATTGGCTGGAACTCGCCATTAA